From a single Papaver somniferum cultivar HN1 unplaced genomic scaffold, ASM357369v1 unplaced-scaffold_19, whole genome shotgun sequence genomic region:
- the LOC113338995 gene encoding uncharacterized protein LOC113338995, whose translation MENQGNVPLSLAHYYQGKSMEELRQSLLFTTLELEATRLAAQEEIRKRDEQMIHLEDLLNRAITEKNEAQEKCHRLAMDKLVLLQQPQQQTTPLSGMSSIEDEQRRGAGGGGDSNTAISSSDCEESIVSSPVAVDPFHSEILKGVPEKPLPEKGKLLQAVMKAGPLLQTLLLAGPLPQWQHPPPPLNFFERPPVISPSSPHFLYHHEPSFVNITSTNKENSHGSSPNKKRPLVIGDGSDISSKNPKYQSSALH comes from the exons ATGGAGAATCAAGGGAATGTTCCTCTTAGCCTGGCTCATTACTACCAAGGAAAG AGCATGGAGGAATTGAGGCAATCTCTGTTATTCACAACTCTAGAGCTAGAGGCAACAAGGTTAGCAGCACAAGAGGAGATAAGGAAGAGAGATGAGCAAATGATTCATCTTGAAGATCTCTTGAACAgagcaattacagagaaaaatgAAGCACAAGAAAAATGTCACAGACTTGCAATGGATAAACTAGTCCTTTTACAGCAGCCTCAACAACAAACCACTCCGCTCTCTGGAATGTCAAGTATTGAAGATGAACAGCGAAGAGGagcaggaggaggaggagattctAATACGGCGATATCGTCATCTGATTGTGAAGAAAGCATTGTTTCGTCTCCGGTTGCTGTCGACCCTTTTCATTCAGAGATTCTTAAAGGGGTTCCGGAGAAGCCTTTGCCAGAGAAAGGGAAACTTTTGCAAGCGGTTATGAAGGCGGGGCCGCTTCTTCAAACACTCCTCCTTGCTGGGCCACTCCCTCAGTGGCAACACCCACCTCCACCACTCAATTTCTTCGAGAGACCTCCGGTGATCAGCCCTTCTTCCCCTCATTTTCTATATCATCATGAGCCTTCTTTTGTCAACATTACAAGTACTAACAAGGAAAACAGTCATGGTAGTTCTCCTAACAAGAAGAGACCTTTGGTCATTGGTGATGGTTCTGATATTTCTTCCAAGAATCCCAAGTATCAGAGTAGTGCTTTGCATTGA